The Teredinibacter sp. KSP-S5-2 genome includes a window with the following:
- the thiE gene encoding thiamine phosphate synthase, whose protein sequence is MIHSPALNTKPSVIAIGGSDSFGMSGIQMDNQVIRAMGCHSLNVITATTAQNNQSVLAFHPVDENTLQTQAQSLSCMKNWPIKSGLILPEHILWLAQWVKQSHSLYICDPIFTTTSGLSIKTNQHLQLLKKHILPLCDLITPNIDEAELLTGNTIHTQEDMIDAATALTELGAKAVYIKGGHLPHSKPYIQDFYFSKEKQFWLSQNKLDERNSRGTGCAFAAAVASAIALGYNMPDAAVIARMAISQGFRQGYAIKNQSTGELEKGPVLINRFPNKQADLPFLTKKYNFDLDSDAFPTCKHLPLGLYPIVGSFSELEQIINSGIKIAQLRIKDVNQEELENEINRAVNLAQNYQCQLFINDHWQLAIKYGAYGVHLGQEDLESADIQALKNAGLRLGISTHCHYEVARAHSFKPSYIACGPVFPTQTKIMPWTPLKPEGLNYWTKLLHYPVVAIGGIKKNQLQNIQKQGASGIAMITAISQSENPLHTATQFVELLNDHV, encoded by the coding sequence ATGATTCACTCACCCGCTTTAAACACCAAACCCAGCGTTATCGCAATAGGCGGTAGCGATTCCTTTGGCATGTCCGGCATACAAATGGATAATCAGGTAATCCGCGCAATGGGCTGTCATAGCCTTAACGTGATTACGGCAACCACGGCACAAAACAATCAGTCGGTTTTGGCTTTTCATCCGGTTGACGAAAACACGCTCCAAACACAGGCACAATCGTTATCGTGTATGAAAAACTGGCCAATAAAATCCGGTTTAATATTACCGGAACATATTCTTTGGCTTGCACAGTGGGTCAAGCAATCCCATTCACTTTATATATGCGACCCCATTTTCACGACCACATCTGGACTGAGTATCAAAACCAATCAGCATCTCCAGTTACTCAAAAAACACATACTTCCTCTGTGTGACTTAATTACCCCCAATATTGATGAAGCAGAACTGCTGACAGGCAATACCATACACACTCAGGAAGACATGATAGATGCCGCAACGGCCTTGACCGAACTTGGTGCCAAAGCAGTGTATATCAAGGGTGGACATTTACCTCATTCCAAGCCTTACATTCAGGATTTTTATTTCAGCAAAGAAAAACAGTTTTGGTTAAGCCAAAACAAACTGGATGAGCGAAACAGTCGCGGTACAGGCTGCGCTTTTGCTGCTGCTGTGGCCAGTGCAATTGCGTTGGGATATAACATGCCGGATGCGGCTGTTATCGCACGAATGGCGATAAGTCAAGGTTTTCGGCAAGGTTACGCCATCAAAAACCAGTCAACCGGGGAACTGGAAAAAGGTCCTGTATTGATAAACCGTTTCCCAAACAAGCAGGCAGATCTACCCTTTTTAACCAAAAAATACAATTTTGATTTAGATAGCGATGCATTTCCAACCTGTAAACACCTTCCGTTAGGCCTGTACCCTATTGTTGGCAGTTTCAGTGAACTAGAACAGATCATCAACTCTGGAATTAAAATCGCGCAATTACGAATTAAAGACGTAAACCAGGAAGAACTGGAAAACGAAATAAACCGAGCCGTGAATTTAGCCCAAAACTACCAATGCCAATTGTTTATCAACGACCATTGGCAGTTAGCAATTAAGTACGGCGCTTACGGTGTCCACTTGGGGCAGGAAGACCTAGAATCTGCGGATATTCAAGCATTAAAAAACGCTGGGCTGCGGTTGGGCATAAGCACCCACTGTCATTACGAAGTCGCCCGAGCCCATAGCTTTAAACCCTCTTATATTGCTTGCGGCCCGGTCTTTCCAACACAAACCAAAATCATGCCGTGGACACCCTTGAAGCCAGAAGGATTAAATTATTGGACCAAGCTACTCCACTACCCAGTGGTCGCCATTGGCGGTATAAAGAAAAACCAACTGCAAAACATACAAAAGCAAGGAGCATCTGGCATTGCCATGATTACGGCGATTAGCCAAAGTGAAAACCCACTCCACACTGCAACCCAATTTGTTGAATTACTTAACGATCATGTTTAA
- a CDS encoding HesA/MoeB/ThiF family protein yields the protein MKTHSTLQPNLLNYLTIMFNGEFSATEWQRYQRQIQTRSFGARGQHALKKSTVAIIGIGGLGCPVTQILASVGVGTLLLVDDDLVSRSNLHRQFLFNEDDVGRSKSDTAAKKIQDINPFINAISIKERLSAENITDIGQQCDLIIDCTDNMATRYLINDYCQLKQKSWIFGSVEEFAGQTSFFSPETACYRCVFPEAPTELKDCNSQGIVGSIPSLLANIQANEAIKYLCGLPLAFQNKLFILDALHHKSQSISLTRSANCICNTPHLIQLSAATYNTCETDLSEKKELTVEQFHKLKEQEDVTLIDLRSEEEHRALNIGGNNQPYDTFMDNFKPDENSMTILYCHSGQRSRLALQQLTQRSHNIYALKGGLSAYLEYIHIIQQTR from the coding sequence GTGAAAACCCACTCCACACTGCAACCCAATTTGTTGAATTACTTAACGATCATGTTTAACGGCGAATTCTCAGCCACCGAATGGCAACGGTATCAACGGCAAATTCAAACTCGCTCGTTTGGCGCCCGAGGGCAACATGCGTTAAAAAAAAGCACCGTTGCGATTATCGGGATAGGCGGATTGGGCTGCCCGGTCACACAAATACTAGCATCGGTTGGTGTAGGCACCCTATTGCTGGTGGATGATGATTTGGTTTCCAGAAGCAACCTGCACAGACAATTTTTATTTAACGAAGACGATGTCGGGCGTTCAAAAAGCGACACAGCGGCAAAAAAAATACAGGATATAAACCCGTTTATTAACGCCATATCGATTAAGGAAAGGTTATCGGCAGAAAATATTACTGACATTGGCCAACAGTGTGACTTAATAATCGACTGCACTGACAATATGGCAACACGTTACTTAATTAACGATTACTGCCAACTTAAACAAAAAAGCTGGATTTTTGGCAGTGTTGAAGAGTTTGCCGGGCAAACCAGTTTTTTCTCACCAGAAACAGCGTGTTATCGGTGTGTGTTTCCTGAGGCCCCAACTGAGTTAAAGGATTGTAACAGCCAAGGGATCGTTGGCAGCATCCCGAGCCTATTAGCCAATATTCAAGCTAATGAGGCCATTAAATACTTATGTGGTTTGCCTCTAGCCTTCCAGAATAAGTTATTTATTCTGGATGCTTTACACCACAAATCGCAATCAATTTCACTCACCCGTTCTGCGAATTGTATTTGCAATACTCCCCATTTAATTCAGCTGTCCGCTGCCACTTACAATACCTGTGAAACAGACCTGTCTGAAAAAAAAGAGCTTACTGTAGAACAGTTCCATAAATTGAAAGAGCAAGAAGATGTAACCCTGATTGACCTTCGTTCAGAAGAAGAGCACCGAGCCTTAAATATAGGCGGGAATAACCAGCCCTATGATACATTTATGGATAACTTCAAACCCGATGAGAATAGTATGACCATTCTTTATTGCCATAGCGGGCAACGTAGCCGTCTGGCACTACAGCAACTAACACAACGTTCACATAATATCTATGCGCTTAAAGGTGGGTTGAGTGCCTACCTGGAATACATCCATATAATACAACAAACTCGCTAA
- a CDS encoding ChbG/HpnK family deacetylase has protein sequence MHKALIVSLLFFCELAFASAKPQLLIRMDDAGMSHSVNQAMSEVIETGIPVSVSVMVPTPWFSEAVEMLKGKDNVAVGVHLTLTSEFKEYRWGPIAGRNEVPSLVDDMGYFRHSVRGFLLSDYRLSEIETEIRAQVELALRAGLKVRYLDHHMGIARATPEIATVVEKVAKEYNVAVSRYYNEEPFDLFHYKAEEKASAFFENLKDLPLNQLNMFVMHPGRDTPELQGMLDMNSMVMRDPLSGLSTMSKHRAAELKALTDEQLAAMQSRVHFVNYNDVVQQRGLKGQKRSAIFYKSREDAAEQVKSIPVVDGY, from the coding sequence ATGCACAAGGCTTTAATTGTAAGTTTACTCTTTTTCTGTGAATTGGCCTTTGCTTCTGCCAAGCCGCAGTTGTTGATACGAATGGACGATGCAGGAATGTCCCACAGTGTGAATCAGGCGATGAGCGAGGTGATTGAAACCGGTATACCTGTTTCTGTTTCAGTGATGGTGCCCACTCCCTGGTTTAGTGAAGCGGTTGAAATGCTAAAAGGTAAGGATAATGTGGCTGTGGGGGTGCATTTAACATTGACTTCGGAATTTAAGGAGTATCGCTGGGGACCCATTGCTGGTCGTAACGAAGTGCCTAGCCTGGTGGACGATATGGGGTACTTTCGTCATTCCGTGCGTGGTTTTTTATTAAGTGATTATCGCCTGTCGGAAATAGAAACAGAAATCAGAGCGCAGGTTGAGCTTGCTCTTCGGGCTGGTTTGAAAGTGCGTTATCTTGACCACCATATGGGAATCGCCAGAGCAACCCCGGAAATTGCTACTGTCGTTGAAAAGGTAGCCAAAGAATATAATGTTGCTGTGTCCCGTTATTATAACGAAGAGCCTTTTGATTTATTTCACTACAAAGCAGAAGAGAAAGCGTCTGCCTTTTTTGAAAATTTAAAAGACTTACCTTTAAATCAGCTTAATATGTTTGTGATGCATCCCGGTAGAGATACGCCGGAGCTGCAAGGCATGTTGGATATGAACAGCATGGTAATGCGTGATCCACTTTCTGGTCTGTCCACAATGTCGAAACATCGTGCGGCAGAATTAAAAGCCTTAACTGATGAGCAACTGGCAGCTATGCAGTCACGTGTTCACTTTGTGAATTACAATGATGTTGTTCAGCAACGAGGTTTAAAAGGACAAAAACGCTCAGCAATCTTTTATAAGTCAAGAGAGGATGCGGCTGAACAGGTGAAAAGCATTCCCGTTGTGGATGGTTACTAA
- a CDS encoding thiazole synthase yields the protein MTWKIADTQLQSRFIIGSSLYPSPQVMQKAIQSSGAEIVTVSLRRQAMEATNKNIFWQHLQELNVKLLPNTAGCYSVKEAVTTAQMAREVFGTHWIKLEVLGDEYNLQPHPIKLLEATKELIAQGFEIFPYTTDDLVIAEQLVESGCNILMPWAAPIGTGKGIINPYALNVLRQRLPDTVLIVDAGIGAPSHAAQAMEMGYDGALLNTAVAEAIDPVGMAKAFKLAIEAGRCAYDAGLIQQREMAKPSTPEIGKPFWHQ from the coding sequence ACACAACTACAGAGCCGCTTTATTATCGGCTCTTCGTTATATCCCTCTCCGCAAGTAATGCAGAAGGCAATACAAAGCTCTGGTGCTGAAATTGTTACCGTCTCACTACGCCGACAAGCTATGGAGGCAACCAATAAAAATATTTTTTGGCAGCATCTACAAGAATTGAATGTCAAACTTCTGCCCAACACCGCCGGTTGCTATTCAGTAAAAGAAGCCGTAACCACAGCACAAATGGCCAGAGAAGTATTTGGCACCCACTGGATTAAACTGGAAGTACTTGGCGATGAATACAATCTTCAACCTCACCCCATTAAACTACTGGAAGCAACAAAAGAATTAATTGCCCAAGGCTTTGAAATATTTCCGTACACCACTGACGACCTGGTTATTGCAGAACAACTTGTTGAATCCGGTTGCAATATTCTTATGCCCTGGGCGGCACCGATAGGTACGGGGAAAGGAATTATTAACCCTTATGCCCTCAATGTACTTCGTCAACGACTCCCGGATACTGTATTAATTGTTGATGCTGGTATAGGTGCGCCCTCCCATGCGGCACAAGCAATGGAAATGGGCTATGACGGAGCCTTGTTAAACACTGCAGTGGCAGAAGCCATAGATCCGGTTGGCATGGCAAAAGCATTTAAGCTGGCAATTGAAGCAGGCAGATGCGCCTATGATGCTGGTTTAATTCAACAACGGGAAATGGCCAAACCCTCCACCCCGGAAATCGGCAAACCGTTTTGGCACCAGTAG